ATATTCATTTCCTTGAAAGAATGGACGAACAGAAACAGTGTATTTTCCGTTTTCGCTGTTTTCTTTTTCGATCAAATTGATTTCCTGCTGAATCACTTTGTTTCTTTCCGTTTCCGTCATTTGATCGTTTACTTTAGATAAAATTCTTTTAGAAACATCATCCATACGAACGAAGAAACGAACAAACAAAGATTTTGGTTTCATTTCCTGACTACGGTCTTTAGCCCAGAAACCATCTTTTAAATAGTTTCTTTCTGCTGATGAAAGTTCAGCAATGGCACTATATCCGCAGTGGTGATTGGTAAGTACCAAACCAGTATTTGAAACAATCTCTGCAGTACATCCACCATTGAATTGTACAATCGCATCTTTCAAACTGTGATTGTTGATACTGTAAATTTCTTCGGCTGTCAATTGCAAGCCCATTTTTTCCATATCTCTATGGTTCAATCTTTCGATAAACATCAAAAACCACATTCCTTCATCGGCTCTCATAGGGAAAGTCATAAGGCACATGGTCAAGAATAAAATTACTTTTTTCATGTTATTTTGTTTAAGTGATGCGAATATAGCTCATATTTATAATTATTCCACTCAAAACAAATCCAAAATTGCACATGTTTTCGCTTTTTTAGTCTTTTATTAAGAATTTAACATTGTTTTTAAAAAAGAAAGGCGTTCTAAAAATAGAACGCCTTTCTTTTTTAAAAGTTACTAAGATGCTAAGTTTCTAAGAGTCTAAGTTTTTTTCTTTGAACTTAGTAGCTTAGAAACTTAGAACTTTACTCGTTAAGCATTTTCCAAAGCCTGTCTTTCAAATCGGTCAAACCTTGCTGTGCAACAGACGAAATAAACATATAAGGAACATCTTTGAAAGTAACATCTAATTCTGCTTTCAATTCTGCTTTTAGTTCATCATCCAGCATATCGCATTTTGAAATTACCAATAGACGTTCTTTGTCTAACATTTCAGGATTATATTTCGTTAATTCATTAACCAAAATATCGTATTCTGCTCTAATATCTGGCGTATCAACAGGAACTAAAAATAACAATGTCGAATTACGCTCAATATGACGTAAGAAATAATGTCCTAAACCTTTTCCTTCTGCGGCGCCTTCAATAATTCCAGGAATGTCAGCAATTACAAAAGATTGAAAATCTCTGTATGCTACAATTCCTAAATTTGGTTTTAAAGTGGTAAAAGGATAATCGGCAATTTTTGGTTTTGCCGAAGTTAGCACAGATAATAAAGTAGATTTTCCTGCATTTGGGAAACCAACTAAACCTACATCTGCTAGAACTTTCAATTCTAAAATCACATCCATTTCTACACCAAGTAAACCTGGCTGTGCATAACGAGGTGTTTGGTTTGTAGAACTTCTAAAATGCCAATTTCCTAAACCTCCTTTTCCTCCTCTCGCCAGAATTTGTTTTTCTCCATCTTCTGTAATTTCAAAAAGTGTTTCTCCAGTTTCTTTGTCTTTTACAACAGTTCCTAGTGGCACTTCAATGATTTTATCATCTCCATCTGCACCCGTACTACGATCGCCACCACCATCTCCACCGTGACCTGCTTTAATGTGACGTGCAAACTTTAAGTGAAATAATGTCCAGAGTCCTTTATTTCCAACTAAATATA
This portion of the Flavobacterium panacagri genome encodes:
- the obgE gene encoding GTPase ObgE, coding for MTEGNFVDYVKIYVSSGKGGKGSTHLHREKFIEKGGPDGGDGGRGGHVYLVGNKGLWTLFHLKFARHIKAGHGGDGGGDRSTGADGDDKIIEVPLGTVVKDKETGETLFEITEDGEKQILARGGKGGLGNWHFRSSTNQTPRYAQPGLLGVEMDVILELKVLADVGLVGFPNAGKSTLLSVLTSAKPKIADYPFTTLKPNLGIVAYRDFQSFVIADIPGIIEGAAEGKGLGHYFLRHIERNSTLLFLVPVDTPDIRAEYDILVNELTKYNPEMLDKERLLVISKCDMLDDELKAELKAELDVTFKDVPYMFISSVAQQGLTDLKDRLWKMLNE